The sequence CAAAAACATGTATATCCTATAGATAATGCTACTTTTTTGTCTTTTGCCAGGTTTATTAAAATACCTAAACATACAAAAACCAGCCCGCCCTCTAGAAAAAATATGTTGCCAAACATTGCTGAAAAAAAATAAGCGATGGTATAATCCGACAGCCATCTCGTACTTATTAAAAAAATACAAATGGCTATACTGAAAATTTGCCATGTCAAATAGAAACATAAGTATTTCTTGAATTTTTCATCTTTATTCCTATAGGAGTCTATTAAAAATATAATAATACACATAGAAAAAAGAGATCTAAAAAAATTCATATCTATATCAATGCAAACTTGTATTATAGCCATTAACAAACTGGCAACGTAAAGCCTTATAAGATAATTTTTTTTACTGCTTGTATATGTAAAACCCCAGGCAGAACAAAATATAAAAATCGGTGCGGAGATTCTTCCTATCCAACGAAGATATACTGGCATATCGGGAATATAAACTCCGATATGATC comes from Desulfosporosinus meridiei DSM 13257 and encodes:
- a CDS encoding TraX family protein, yielding MSSGMLKILALLFMLIDHIGVYIPDMPVYLRWIGRISAPIFIFCSAWGFTYTSSKKNYLIRLYVASLLMAIIQVCIDIDMNFFRSLFSMCIIIFLIDSYRNKDEKFKKYLCFYLTWQIFSIAICIFLISTRWLSDYTIAYFFSAMFGNIFFLEGGLVFVCLGILINLAKDKKVALSIGYTCFCIAYFAVTVTSYLPLFLSKLYCWGLSFLFDPIEYILDTIVGISPMAVGGSMFFQNYQWMMIMALPFMLAYNKKRGIKIKYFFYIFYPVHIVILFYLGSMIYC